Proteins from a single region of Punica granatum isolate Tunisia-2019 chromosome 8, ASM765513v2, whole genome shotgun sequence:
- the LOC116187807 gene encoding uncharacterized protein LOC116187807 isoform X2, whose product MGSNVGGMNLKLLIDQKNNRVLFAEAGKEFVDFIFHILALPVGTITQLINAKDMVGSIGNLHSSILNLNDTYMRSRLKLKLLEPEAPGCGSQNLLSLPPVTASTSRTTKKFYRCTCPRYSICYDYAAEIKGTSCPQCGNSMAAAVTLVQARATPPVQEVSGYVKDDVTYMVLDDLTVKPMSTISSISLLTKFNIQDLGILEEREINVRVNETDKDSCERLNLLVSELRSSCF is encoded by the exons ATGGGATCGAATGTTGGGGGCATGAATCTGAAGCTTCTGATTGACCAGAAGAACAACAGGGTGCTCTTTGCCGAGGCAGGGAAGGAATTTGTGGACTTCATCTTCCATATTCTTGCTTTGCCAGTCGGGACGATCACTCAACTCATCAATGCAAAGGATATGGTGGGCTCCATTGGGAACCTCCACTCGAGCATCTTGAACCTTAATGACACATACATGAGATCTCGCTTAAAGTTAAAACTCTTGGAGCCCGAAGCGCCTGGCTGCGGCTCACAGAATCTTCTCTCACTGCCTCCGGTCACGGCCTCAACTTCAAGAACTACCAAGAAATTCTACAGGTGTACTTGCCCTCGTTACAGTATATGCTATGATTATGCAGCAGAAATTAAGGGTACCAGCTGCCCTCAATGTGGAAACTCCATGGCAGCTGCTGTCACTCTAGTGCAAGCACGAGCTACTCCTCCGGTGCAGGAGGTGTCCGGTTATGTGAAAGATGATGTTACGTACATGGTTTTGGACGACTTGACTGTGAAACCCATGTCCACGATATCTTCCATTTCTCTGCTAACCAAGTTCAACATCCAGGACCTTGGGATCCTTGAGGAGAGGGAGATCAATGTTAGGGTGAACGAG ACTGACAAAGATAGCTGCGAAAGATTGAACCTACTCGTTTCTGAATTAAGAAGCAGTTGCTTCTAG
- the LOC116187808 gene encoding 60S ribosomal protein L23a isoform X1, translated as MAPAKADPAKKSDPKAQALKAAKAVKSGNIKKKAKKIRTSVTFHRPKTLKKERNPKYPRISAPPRNKLDQYQILKYPLTTESAMKKIEDNNTLVFIVDIRADKKKIKDAVKKMYDIQTKKVNTLIRPDGTKKAYVRLTPDYDALDVANKIGII; from the exons ATGGCTCCCGCTAAAG CAGACCCTGCGAAAAAGAGTGACCCGAAGGCACAAGCCTTGAAGGCTGCAAAGGCCGTTAAGTCTGGCAACATTAAGAAGAAAGCCAAGAAAATCAGGACATCGGTCACATTCCACCGCCCCAAGACAttgaagaaggaaagaaaccCCAAGTACCCCCGCATCAGCGCTCCTCCGAGGAACAAGTTGGACCAGTACCAGATCCTGAAGTACCCTCTTACCACGGAATCCGCAATGAAGAAGATAGAAGATAACAATACCCTCGTCTTCATAGTGGACATTCGTGCTGACAAGAAGAAAATCAAGGATGCTGTCAAGAAGATGTATGACATTCAGACCAAGAAAGTGAACACCTTGATCAG GCCCGACGGGACAAAGAAGGCTTATGTGAGGCTGACGCCAGACTACGACGCTCTGGATGTTGCAAACAAGATCGGGATCATCTAG
- the LOC116187807 gene encoding uncharacterized protein LOC116187807 isoform X1, producing the protein MGSNVGGMNLKLLIDQKNNRVLFAEAGKEFVDFIFHILALPVGTITQLINAKDMVGSIGNLHSSILNLNDTYMRSRLKLKLLEPEAPGCGSQNLLSLPPVTASTSRTTKKFYRCTCPRYSICYDYAAEIKGTSCPQCGNSMAAAVTLVQARATPPVQEVSGYVKDDVTYMVLDDLTVKPMSTISSISLLTKFNIQDLGILEEREINVRVNEAMKLLKASLQSKRVLTDAFLGNKGDVKVN; encoded by the exons ATGGGATCGAATGTTGGGGGCATGAATCTGAAGCTTCTGATTGACCAGAAGAACAACAGGGTGCTCTTTGCCGAGGCAGGGAAGGAATTTGTGGACTTCATCTTCCATATTCTTGCTTTGCCAGTCGGGACGATCACTCAACTCATCAATGCAAAGGATATGGTGGGCTCCATTGGGAACCTCCACTCGAGCATCTTGAACCTTAATGACACATACATGAGATCTCGCTTAAAGTTAAAACTCTTGGAGCCCGAAGCGCCTGGCTGCGGCTCACAGAATCTTCTCTCACTGCCTCCGGTCACGGCCTCAACTTCAAGAACTACCAAGAAATTCTACAGGTGTACTTGCCCTCGTTACAGTATATGCTATGATTATGCAGCAGAAATTAAGGGTACCAGCTGCCCTCAATGTGGAAACTCCATGGCAGCTGCTGTCACTCTAGTGCAAGCACGAGCTACTCCTCCGGTGCAGGAGGTGTCCGGTTATGTGAAAGATGATGTTACGTACATGGTTTTGGACGACTTGACTGTGAAACCCATGTCCACGATATCTTCCATTTCTCTGCTAACCAAGTTCAACATCCAGGACCTTGGGATCCTTGAGGAGAGGGAGATCAATGTTAGGGTGAACGAG GCTATGAAGTTGTTGAAGGCTTCCCTGCAGTCCAAGAGGGTTCTCACTGATGCCTTTCTTGGAAACAAGGGAGACGTGAAAGTGAACTGA
- the LOC116187808 gene encoding 60S ribosomal protein L23a isoform X2: MAPAKDPAKKSDPKAQALKAAKAVKSGNIKKKAKKIRTSVTFHRPKTLKKERNPKYPRISAPPRNKLDQYQILKYPLTTESAMKKIEDNNTLVFIVDIRADKKKIKDAVKKMYDIQTKKVNTLIRPDGTKKAYVRLTPDYDALDVANKIGII, translated from the exons ATGGCTCCCGCTAAAG ACCCTGCGAAAAAGAGTGACCCGAAGGCACAAGCCTTGAAGGCTGCAAAGGCCGTTAAGTCTGGCAACATTAAGAAGAAAGCCAAGAAAATCAGGACATCGGTCACATTCCACCGCCCCAAGACAttgaagaaggaaagaaaccCCAAGTACCCCCGCATCAGCGCTCCTCCGAGGAACAAGTTGGACCAGTACCAGATCCTGAAGTACCCTCTTACCACGGAATCCGCAATGAAGAAGATAGAAGATAACAATACCCTCGTCTTCATAGTGGACATTCGTGCTGACAAGAAGAAAATCAAGGATGCTGTCAAGAAGATGTATGACATTCAGACCAAGAAAGTGAACACCTTGATCAG GCCCGACGGGACAAAGAAGGCTTATGTGAGGCTGACGCCAGACTACGACGCTCTGGATGTTGCAAACAAGATCGGGATCATCTAG
- the LOC116187759 gene encoding uncharacterized protein LOC116187759, with protein MGTTDCCVNLKLLIDPENNRVLFAEAGKEFMDFVFHILALPLGTITQLINEKDMVGSIGSLYSSIENLNDTYMKSGLKGNLSEPKAPGYGSQNLLSLPAVTSSTSTTKKYYRCSCTSWNACREYVTESHGTRCPKCNNSMTSSEWSTEGGYVKDVVTYMVLDDLTVKPMSTISCISLLTRFNIKDLGVLEEREINVSVNEAVKLLKASLLSKRVLTDAFLGNKGEVKSNFSGKFSIICYSPTITFSGRMGSNVGGVKLKLLIDRENNRLLFAEAGKEFVDFMFYILALPVGTITQLINGKDMVGSIGNLYSSIENLNDTYMKSGLKGKLLEPKAPGYGSQNLLSLPPVTASTSTTTEKFYRCSYTCCGSRYDYVAEIPGTSCPQCRNSMIIAVRIVQAQTTPPVEEGSGYVKDVVTYMVLDDLTVKPMSPISCITLLTEFNIKDLGVLEEREINVSVAEAVKLLKASLQSKRVLTDAFLGNVGEVKVN; from the exons ATGGGAACGACCGATTGCTGTGTGAACCTGAAGCTTCTAATTGACCCGGAAAACAACCGAGTGCTCTTTGCCGAGGCAGGGAAGGAATTCATGGACTTCGTCTTCCACATTCTTGCTTTGCCCCTTGGGACAATCACGCAACTCATCAATGAGAAGGATATGGTGGGCTCCATTGGGAGCCTTTACTCAAGCATCGAGAACCTTAACGATACGTACATGAAGTCTGGCTTGAAAGGAAATCTCTCGGAGCCCAAAGCACCTGGCTACGGCTCACAGAATCTTCTTTCATTGCCTGCGGTCACGTCCTCAACTTCAACTACCAAGAAGTACTACAGGTGTTCTTGTACGAGTTGGAACGCTTGCCGCGAGTATGTAACAGAAAGTCATGGTACCAGATGTCCCAAGTGTAACAATTCCATGACAAGTTCT GAATGGTCGACTGAGGGCGGTTATGTGAAAGATGTTGTTACGTACATGGTGTTGGACGACTTGACTGTGAAACCCATGTCTACGATATCTTGCATTTCTCTGCTCACCAGATTCAACATCAAGGACCTTGGTGTCCTTGAGGAGAGGGAGATCAATGTTAGCGTGAATGAG GCTGTGAAGTTGTTGAAGGCTTCCCTGCTGTCCAAGAGGGTTCTGACTGATGCCTTTCTAGGAAACAAGGGAGAAGTGAAA TCCAACTTCTCAGGGAAGTTTTCAATCATATGCTACAGTCCAACCATTACCTTCTCGGGCAG AATGGGATCGAATGTTGGGGGCGTGAAGCTGAAGCTTCTGATTGACCGGGAGAACAACAGACTTCTCTTTGCCGAGGCAGGGAAAGAATTTGTGGACTTCATGTTCTACATTCTTGCTTTGCCCGTCGGGacaatcacacaactcataaaTGGGAAGGATATGGTGGGCTCCATCGGGAACCTCTACTCGAGTATTGAGAACCTTAATGATACATACATGAAGTCTGGCTTGAAAGGAAAACTCTTGGAGCCCAAAGCACCTGGCTACGGCTCACAGAATCTTCTCTCACTGCCTCCGGTCACGGCCTCAACTTCAACAACTACCGAGAAATTCTACAGGTGTTCTTACACTTGTTGCGGTTCACGCTATGACTATGTAGCAGAAATTCCGGGTACCAGCTGCCCTCAATGTAGAAACTCCATGATTATTGCTGTCAGAATAGTTCAAGCACAAACTACTCCTCCAGTGGAGGAGGGGTCTGGTTATGTGAAAGATGTTGTCACGTACATGGTGTTGGACGACTTGACGGTCAAACCCATGTCTCCGATATCTTGCATTACTCTACTAACTGAGTTCAACATCAAGGATCTCGGGGTCCTCGAGGAGAGGGAGATCAATGTTAGCGTTGCTGAG GCTGTGAAGTTGTTGAAGGCTTCCCTGCAGTCCAAGAGGGTTCTCACTGATGCATTTCTTGGAAACGTGGGAGAAGTGAAAGTGAACTGA
- the LOC116189424 gene encoding actin-related protein 2/3 complex subunit 2B-like — MACFDRASPALKETLLKLHCAKKPMEIDQRIYEFGAVEYHVQSSVSEPYLTHLSISTPLLSEEFSSSNGLSYDAIQMIKEIRADALEIVEPAKDGYQLTIRLNLSKIPPGKESIKVITEISTVQAKLLSCQLKEMLRNVNSQEQLQGMYRPIKLVYHHREPFFVIRQPRKITAVFPMRFKEDPDVIIATAFFQELMDVGSSEEWAKAPPCTWSPIPPAELRGEPLEDLSTNCGFVSFDITSHHVKGKRLDRTVWSLLNFHAFVKYHVKCTRGFIQRRMRKRLDSLVKILHSEGPDEEREHEEEPKGCGCMSSFASTSRAKNLKRRCRNLFVRKSNRIRSPVKVRGGMRFRHRWLKIQKFSSPRRYTKLD; from the exons ATGGCATGCTTCGACAGAGCTTCCCCTGCACTGAAGGAAACACTCCTCAAACTCCACTG CGCTAAGAAGCCTATGGAGATTGATCAACGCATATACGAATTCGGGGCGGTGGAATACCATGTTCAG TCTTCTGTCTCGGAGCCTTACCTCACTCACCTGTCAATATCGACTCCACTACTGTCTGAGGAATTCTCCAGCTCCAATGGTCTCTCATACGATGCCATACAGATGATAAAGGAAATCCGTGCAGATGCTCTAGAGATCGTTGAACCGGCCAAAGATGGATACCAGCTCACTATCAGGCTCAACTTATCTAAGATCCCACCAGGCAAag AGTCGATAAAGGTCATCACGGAGATCTCCACGGTGCAAGCAAAACTTCTAAGCTGTCAGCTGAAAGAGATGCTGCGGAATGTTAACTCTCAGGAACAACTTCAAGGGATGTACAGGCCAATCAAACTCGTCTATCACCACAGAGAGCCCTTCTTTGTCATCAGGCAG CCACGGAAGATCACAGCAGTTTTTCCTATGCGATTCAAAGAAGACCCAGATGTGATCATAGCAACCGCATTCTTTCAG GAACTCATGGATGTGGGAAGTTCAGAAGAATGGGCCAAAGCACCTCCATGTACATGGTCACCTATCCCTCCTGCCGAGTTGAGAGGGGAACCACTTGAAGATCTGAGCACCAACTGCGGTTTCGTTTCGTTCG ATATTACTTCACATCATGTGAAAGGCAAAAGGCTGGACAGGACAGTATGGAGTTTACTGAATTTCCATGCCTTCGTCAAATATCACGTGAAG TGCACTCGAGGCTTTATACAGAGAAGGATGAGAAAGCGCTTGGACAGTCTTGTCAAG ATCCTTCACAGTGAAGGCCCAGACGAAGAAAGAGAGCACGAAGAGGAACCTAAAG GTTGTGGGTGCATGAGTAGCTTCGCTAGTACCTCAAGAGCTAAGAACCTCAAACGAAGATGCCGGAACTTATTTGTCAGGAAGTCCAACAGAATACGATCCCCAGTCAAAGTCCGTGGAGGCATGCGCTTTAGGCATCGGTGGTTGAAGATCCAAAAGTTCTCTTCACCAAGGAGATACACCAAATTAGACTAA
- the LOC116187805 gene encoding ABC transporter B family member 20-like — protein MMISRGLFGWSPPHIQPLTPVSEVSEPPESPSPYIDNSAEGPGAVPAQPEQEEEVDDVDEAEEPPPAAVPFLKLFLCADRLDWVLMIVGSLAAAAHGASLVVYLHYFAKIVHVLHLGPSAKPVEVYDQLKELSLSLVWIAVGVFAFGLIEVSCWILTGERQTAVIRSKYVQVLLNQDMSFFDTYGNNGDIVSQVLSDVLLIQSALSEKVGNYIHNMATFLSGLVVGFVNCWQIALITLATGPFIVAAGGVSNIFLHRLAENIQDAYAEAASIAEQAVSFIRTLYAFTNETLAKYSYATSLQATLRYGILISLVQGLGLGFTYGLAICSCALQLWVGRFLVRHHKAHGGEVIAALFAVILSGLGLNQAATNFYSFDQGRIAAYRLFEMISRSSSSVSHDGATPGSVQGNIEFRNVYFSYLSRPEIPILSGFYLTVPAKKAVALVGRNGSGKSSIIPLMERFYDPTLGEVLLDGENIKNLKLEWLRSQIGLVTQEPALLSLSIRDNIAYGRDATLDQIVEAAKIAHAHTFVSSLEKGYETQVGRAGLALTEEQKIRLSIARAVLLNPSILLLDEVTGGLDFEAEKMVQAALDLIMLGRSTIIIARRLSLIRNADYIAVMEEGQLVEMGTHDELVNLDGLYADLLRCEEATKLPRRMPARNYKGTATFEIEKDYPASPSFQEPTSPKLVKSPSLQRVVPGNHGFRPSDATYNFQESPKVRSPPPEQMLENGMPSDMANEEPSMKRQDSFEKRLPELPKLDVHSAQQQKSNVSDPESPVSPLLTSDPKNERSHSQTFSRPLSPSDDTPRRTKDAKNKADGDAPSFWRLAELSFPEWLYAVLGSTGAAIFGSFNPLLAYVIAVIITAYYRFGDDPHVRQEVDKWCLIIACMGIVTVVANFLQHFYFGIMGEKMTERVRRMMFSAMLRNEVGWFDEEENSADTLSMRLANDATFVRAAFSNRLSIFIQDTAAVIVALLIGMLLEWRIALVALGTLPILTLSAIAQKLWLAGFSRGIQEMHRKASLVLEDAVRNIYTVVAFCAGNKVMELYQSQLRRILFQSLLHGMVIGFAFGFSQFLLFSCNAFLLWYTALSVKNKYTEPPTALKEFIVFSFATFALVEPFGLAPYILKRRKSLRSVFEIIDRAPKIDPDDNSALKPPNVYGSIELKNVDFCYPTRPEVLVLSNFSLKVNGGQTVAVVGVSGSGKSTIISLIERFYDPVAGQVLLDGRDLQVYNLRWLRNHMGLIQQEPIIFSTTIRENIIYARHNASEAEMKEAARIANAHHFISSLPHGYDTHVGMRGVDLTPGQKQRIAIARVVLKNAPILLIDEASSSIESESSRVVQEALDTLVMGNKTTILIAHRAAMMRHVDNIVVLNGGRIVEEGSHDSLMTKNGLYVRLMQPHFGKGLRHNRLV, from the exons ATGATGATATCTAGAGGGCTGTTCGGGTGGTCCCCACCTCACATACAACCGCTAACGCCGGTCTCGGAGGTTTCCGAGCCGCCAGAGTCTCCGTCCCCATACATCGATAACAGTGCAGAGGGTCCAGGGGCGGTGCCGGCTCAGCCAgagcaggaggaggaggtggatGATGTTGATGAGGCCGAGGAGCCGCCACCTGCGGCCGTGCCGTTCCTTAAGCTGTTCCTTTGCGCGGACCGCCTCGATTGGGTGCTGATGATTGTCGGATCCCTCGCGGCAGCTGCTCATGGCGCATCCTTAGTGGTCTACCTGCACTACTTCGCGAAGATCGTCCATGTGCTTCACCTGGGGCCCTCGGCGAAGCCTGTGGAGGTTTACGACCAGCTTAAGGAG CTTTCTTTATCTCTTGTTTGGATTGCGGTGGGTGTTTTTGCTTTTGGTTTGATAG AGGTTTCGTGTTGGATTCTTACGGGTGAAAGACAGACAGCGGTTATCCGGTCGAAGTATGTCCAAGTGTTACTTAACCAGGACATGAGTTTCTTTGATACGTATGGCAACAATGGGGACATAGTGAGCCAAGTCTTGAGCGATGTTTTACTCATTCAGTCTGCACTCAGCGAGAAG GTTGGGAATTACATCCACAATATGGCAACCTTTCTGAGCGGGCTTGTTGTCGGATTTGTGAACTGTTGGCAGATTGCCCTAATAACATTAGCAACAGGTCCTTTCATTGTTGCAGCTGGGGGAGTATCAAATATATTCCTTCATAGGCTTGCCGAGAATATTCAGGATGCATATGCTGAAGCTGCTAGCATCGCCGAACAG GCAGTGTCTTTTATTAGGACgttatatgcatttactaatGAAACACTGGCCAAGTATTCTTATGCAACATCACTACAAGCAACCCTGCGATATGGCATCCTCATAAGTCTTGTGCAAGGACTTGGACTTGGATTTACATATGGCCTTGCCATATGTTCTTGTGCCTTGCAACTTTGGGTTGGAAGGTTCTTGGTTAGGCATCATAAAGCTCATGGTGGTGAAGTTATAGCAGCTTTATTTGCTGTAATATTGAGTGGCCT TGGGCTAAATCAAGCTGCAACAAACTTTTATTCATTTGACCAAGGACGGATTGCTGCTTATAGACTTTTTGAGATGATAAGTCGATCGTCCTCTTCGGTTAGTCATGATGGGGCAACACCTGGGTCTGTTCAAGGAAACATTGAGTTTCGTAATGTATATTTCAGCTATCTTTCTCGACCTGAAATTCCTATCCTGAGTGGTTTCTACCTCACAGTACCTGCAAAGAAAGCAGTCGCACTTGTAGGCAGAAATGGTTCCGGGAAAAGCAGTATTATACCATTGATGGAGAGATTTTATGATCCTACATTAG GAGAAGTCCTTTTAGATGGTGAGAACATTAAGAATTTGAAATTGGAGTGGCTACGAAGCCAAATTGGACTGGTTACTCAGGAGCCTGCCTTGCTAAGCTTAAGCATTAGAGATAACATTGCGTATGGGCGAGATGCTACTTTGGATCAGATTGTAGAGGCTGCTAAGATTGCCCATGCCCATACATTTGTTAGTTCTCTTGAGAAGGGATATGAGACACAG GTGGGTAGGGCTGGCTTAGCATTGACAGAGGAGCAGAAAATCAGGCTTTCTATTGCTAGGGCTGTGCTTTTGAATCCATCTATTCTTCTACTTGATGAGGTCACTGGTGGTCTTGATTTTGAAGCTGAGAAAATGGTCCAGGCAGCTCTTGATTTGATCATGCTGGGCCGATCTACTATTATAATTGCACGACGCCTTAGTCTTATAAGGAATGCTGATTACATAGCTGTAATGGAGGAGGGACAGCTGGTTGAAATGGGCACGCATGATGAATTAGTAAATCTTGATGGGCTATATGCAGACCTTCTCAGATGTGAAGAGGCGACAAAACTTCCAAGGAG GATGCCTGCTCGAAACTACAAAGGGACTGCCACGTTTGAAATTGAGAAGGATTATCCAGCGAGTCCTAGCTTCCAGGAACCTACCTCTCCCAAATTGGTCAAATCACCATCCCTCCAAAGAGTTGTTCCTGGTAACCATGGATTTCGACCTTCTGATGCTACTTATAACTTCCAAGAATCACCAAAAGTTCGGAGCCCGCCTCCTGAGCAGATGCTGGAAAATGGCATGCCCTCGGATATGGCTAATGAGGAACCATCAATGAAGAGGCAGGACAGTTTTGAGAAGAGGTTACCAGAGTTGCCAAAGCTTGACGTTCATTCTGCACAGCAACAAAAATCAAATGTCTCGGACCCCGAGTCCCCTGTTTCACCCCTTTTGACATCTGACCCAAAAAATGAGCGATCCCACTCGCAGACATTTAGTCGCCCTCTTAGTCCATCTGATGATACTCCGAGAAGAACAAAGGATGCAAAGAATAAAGCAGATGGAGATGCACCATCATTCTGGCGACTAGCAGAGCTCAGCTTTCCAGAATGGCTTTACGCTGTTTTAGGTAGCACTGGTGCTGCTATTTTTGGCTCTTTTAATCCGCTTCTTGCATACGTCATTGCAGTCATAATAACTGCATACTACAGATTTGGTGACGATCCTCACGTAAGGCAGGAAGTTGATAAATGGTGCTTGATAATTGCTTGCATGGGTATTGTCACCGTGGTTGCCAATTTTCTGCAACACTTCTATTTCGGTATCATGGGGGAGAAGATGACAGAACGTGTCCGCAGGATGATGTTTTCAG CAATGCTGCGGAATGAAGTCGGATGGTTTGATGAAGAGGAGAACAGTGCAGATACTCTGTCAATGCGATTGGCGAATGATGCTACATTTGTTCGAGCTGCTTTCAGCAATAGGCTTTCCATTTTTATCCAGGACACTGCAGCTGTTATTGTGGCTCTCCTCATCGGGATGCTGCTAGAGTGGCGGATAGCACTTGTGGCACTAGGAACCCTTCCTATCCTCACACTTTCAGCCATTGCACAG AAACTGTGGCTCGCTGGTTTTTCAAGGGGCATCCAGGAAATGCATAGAAAAGCATCTTTGGTCCTCGAGGATGCAGTCAGAAACATTTACACTGTCGTTGCATTTTGTGCCGGAAACAAGGTGATGGAGCTCTACCAGTCGCAGTTGAGAAGAATACTGTTTCAGAGTCTCCTCCATGGGATGGTTATCGGTTTTGCCTTTGGTTTCTCCCAATTTCTCCTCTTTTCCTGCAATGCTTTTCTACTCTGGTATACAGCATTATCAGTTAAGAACAAATACACGGAGCCACCTACCGCCCTGAAGGAGTTCATTGTTTTCTCATTTGCAACATTTGCACTGGTGGAGCCATTTGGGTTGGCTCCATACATATTGAAACGGAGGAAGTCTCTGAGATCTGTGTTTGAAATAATAGACCGAGCTCCCAAGATCGACCCAGATGATAATTCAGCCCTGAAGCCTCCTAATGTTTATGGTAGCATCGAGCTGAAAAATGTCGACTTTTGTTACCCTACACGTCCCGAAGTGTTGGTACTTAGCAATTTCAGCCTCAAAGTCAATGGGGGTCAAACTGTGGCTGTGGTTGGAGTTTCAGGATCTGGAAAGAGCACGATTATATCTCTGATAGAGAGATTCTATGACCCAGTCGCAGGTCAGGTTTTGTTAGATGGTCGGGATCTACAAGTTTACAACCTGAGATGGTTGAGAAATCATATGGGTCTCATTCAGCAGGAACCTATCATCTTTTCAACGACGAtaagagaaaatattatatatgcgAGGCACAATGCAAGTGAAGCCGAGATGAAGGAGGCTGCCAGAATAGCAAACGCGCACCACTTCATCAGCAGCCTGCCTCATGGGTATGACACTCATGTTGGGATGAGAGGAGTAGACCTTACCCCGGGACAGAAACAGAGGATCGCTATTGCCCGAGTTGTCTTGAAGAATGCTCCTATCTTGTTAATCGATGAAGCCAGCTCCTCGATTGAGTCTGAGTCAAGTAGAGTAGTTCAAGAAGCGCTTGACACCCTCGTGATGGGGAACAAGACCACAATTTTGATAGCCCATAGAGCAGCGATGATGAGGCATGTCGATAACATCGTGGTTCTCAATGGAGGAAGAATTGTGGAGGAAGGGAGCCATGATTCGCTGATGACCAAGAATGGGTTATATGTACGTTTGATGCAGCCTCACTTTGGGAAAGGTCTGCGCCACAATCGACTGGTTTAA
- the LOC116187809 gene encoding uncharacterized protein LOC116187809 → MGSNVGGVNLKLLIDQENNRVLFAETGKEFVDFIFRILALPAGTITQLINGKEMVGSIGNLYSSIENLNDTYMKSGLKVGTQSAWLRFTESSLTASGHGLNFINYQEILQAVKFLKASLQSKTVLTDAFLGNKGEVKVN, encoded by the exons ATGGGATCGAATGTTGGGGGCGTGAACCTGAAGCTTCTGATTGACCAGGAGAACAACAGAGTGCTCTTTGCCGAGACAGGGAAGGAATTTGTGGACTTCATCTTCCGCATTCTTGCTTTGCCTGCCGGGacaatcacacaactcataaaTGGGAAGGAAATGGTGGGCTCCATCGGGAACCTCTACTCGAGTATTGAGAACCTTAACGATACGTACATGAAGTCTGGCTTGAAAGTTGGAACCCAAAGCGCCTGGCTACGGTTCACAGAATCTTCTCTCACTGCCTCCGGTCACGGCCTCAACTTCATCAATTACCAAGAAATTCTACAG GCTGTGAAGTTTTTGAAGGCTTCCCTGCAGTCCAAGACGGTTCTCACTGATGCCTTTCTTGGAAACAAGGGAGAAGTGAAAGTGAACTGA